The Lacerta agilis isolate rLacAgi1 chromosome 5, rLacAgi1.pri, whole genome shotgun sequence genome has a segment encoding these proteins:
- the AMER3 gene encoding APC membrane recruitment protein 3, whose protein sequence is MEFKRGKTFIKSSMQLTHEKLPLVSLSPGEKGNVGTDIKERSHPAVEIQKPSFSADRSDSISNSSIKTGSSESILLLPESFYKPVRKSKTHDCVLGGVDKTEHCSYNNKISEEGVAAPGRSKGRMINSASFSGIGNTQNSSSKKEPVGNSSHFLNSPQQMIDYRNFVPQVPFVPAVAKSIPRKRISLKRSKKGLRDIFHMKKNKPESLSLLSEKQKRLPFPGCKSELAGRFGKYFFKAGETFSADCLGQEFSDGELLSESSYEYSSALCEDVASLKSFDSLTGCGEIFADESSANMELEVSKEISLRQSQQKDSPAMGSFQGGVEQLASPAQNEAADFAKLWDNINKSVQLHQKTLFDRRLLKIPSSELGKSRNETSASVTDLLSSPDSSKESSIDTGTPKSDNQESMSTSDEGYYDSFSPGQDDEIREDQSPGVPGRFPRDSYSGDALYELFYDPNEAQISPVLDDDLCMSESTSEKAIEIPLSIYSFHVGSEENMASQPAIDIISQGFLHSTWKGKECLLKLCDTELSLTMGIINWLRKNPGLISPQDFPKNPPPQMERDGEPVPTSLSTCQNNCISAIEENKNNAETSSADCKNGTEVYSADRTEQTQIDVPSCSSTQESSQDREGNWSAISGLTTDNSISCGTQRSESWDDLLMSSSLMEKISLIEECTDPSSETLSLEVLNLETICPTDDNPLVTDNHDAESCSSYMTAATSPDSLETGEEYEMKDQTWSVECDKPTEPLNLSCSKSQISQTSKESDTNVMRLLEHCVTQVASLKINHDSASKHLEDDCIENEVSSDTDAIVQFTKQIQNECSCITPSPKGSPSHPSSQYNIESNIGASVTSLADQKEGLVCFEDQENTSILNCMGPVAKSKLPFEYAQLNNQALSYIKDFRFELSAQNSTTMAHICRPTFLPLFGSICSDTASGFSQSFCRRSGLLEKHSQDQEVTPSSTPLRGYSTFQCKVLPKVSTLPLLEDATKERAVMEKTRDDLLS, encoded by the coding sequence ATGGAGTTCAAAAGAGGAAAAACCTTTATAAAATCCAGCATGCAGCTGACCCATGAGAAATTACCTTTAGTGAGCTTGAGTCCTGGGGAGAAGGGCAATGTAGGAACAGACATAAAAGAAAGGAGCCACCCTGCAGTTGAAATCCAAAAACCAAGTTTTTCTGCAGATAGAAGCGATAGCATTTCCAACAGCTCAATCAAGACTGGATCTAGTGAGAGCATACTGTTGCTCCCAGAATCCTTCTACAAACCTGTACGGAAAAGTAAAACCCATGACTGTGTTCTGGGAGGTGTGGACAAAACTGAACACTGCAGCTACAATAACAAGATCTCAGAGGAAGGCGTTGCAGCTCCTGGGAGAAGTAAAGGACGTATGATCAACAGTGCCAGCTTTTCTGGAATTGGGAACACACAGAATTCTAGCAGCAAGAAAGAACCAGTGGGCAACTCGAGCCACTTCTTGAACAGCCCGCAGCAGATGATTGATTACCGAAACTTTGTGCCACAGGTGCCCTTTGTGCCAGCGGTTGCAAAAAGTATCCCAAGGAAGAGGATTTCCCTGAAGCGATCTAAAAAAGGCCTCCGGGATATATTTCACATGAAAAAAAACAAGCCAGAGAGTCTTTCCTTGCTGTCAGAGAAACAAAAAAGGCTGCCATTTCCAGGCTGCAAGTCAGAGTTGGCAGGCAGGTTCGGAAAGTATTTCTTCAAAGCCGGGGAAACGTTTTCTGCTGACTGCTTGGGACAAGAATTTTCTGATGGCGAGCTGCTGTCAGAGTCCTCCTATGAGTACTCCAGTGCTCTGTGCGAAGATGTTGCTTCCCTGAAGAGCTTTGATTCTCTTACTGGGTGTGGAGAGATCTTCGCCGACGAGAGCTCAGCTAATATGGAACTGGAGGTTAGCAAAGAAATCTCGCTCAGGCAATCGCAACAGAAAGATAGTCCTGCTATGGGGTCCTTTCAAGGTGGAGTGGAACAGCTTGCATCCCCAGCCCAGAATGAAGCAGCAGACTTTGCAAAACTCTGGGACAACATCAACAAATCAGTGCAGCTGCATCAGAAGACCCTGTTTGATAGGAGGCTTCTGAAAATACCCAGTAGTGAACTGGGAAAGTCTAGAAATGAGACCAGTGCCTCAGTGACTGATCTGCTTTCTTCCCCTGACTCTTCCAAAGAGAGTTCCATAGATACAGGGACCCCAAAGAGTGACAACCAGGAATCTATGTCAACCAGTGATGAAGGATACTATGATTCATTTTCTCCTGGGCAAGATGATGAAATAAGGGAGGATCAGTCCCCTGGGGTACCAGGTAGGTTTCCAAGAGACAGTTATAGTGGCGATGCCCTTTATGAACTATTTTATGATCCCAATGAGGCTCAGATCAGCCCAGTTCTAGATGATGACCTATGCATGTCTGAAAGCACTTCAGAAAAGGCAATTGAAATCCCTTTGTCAATTTACAGCTTTCATGTAGGGTCAGAAGAAAATATGGCTTCTCAGCCAGCCATTGACATAATCAGCCAAGGATTCCTTCACAGCACATGGAAAGGGAAAGAATGCTTGCTTAAGCTCTGTGATACAGAGCTCTCCCTGACCATGGGGATCATCAACTGGCTGAGAAAAAACCCAGGCTTGATTTCCCCCCAAGACTTTCCCAAGAACCCTCCACCACAGATGGAGAGAGATGGTGAGCCAGTGCCCACCAGTCTCAGCACATGCCAAAACAACTGTATATCTGCTAttgaggaaaataaaaacaacgcAGAGACGTCTTCAGCTGACTGCAAAAATGGAACTGAGGTATATTCAGCGGACAGAACTGAACAAACCCAAATTGATGTTCCTTCGTGCAGCTCAACTCAAGAAAGTTCTCAAGACAGGGAAGGAAACTGGAGTGCAATATCTGGGCTCACAACAGACAATAGCATATCATGCGGCACACAGAGATCAGAGAGTTGGGATGATCTCCTCATGAGCTCTTCTTTAATGGAGAAGATATCTCTCATTGAAGAATGCACAGATCCTAGCAGTGAAACTCTTTCACTAGAAGTTTTGAATCTGGAGACAATTTGCCCAACTGATGATAACCCACTGGTAACGGATAACCATGATGCAGAATCATGTTCTTCTTACATGACTGCTGCAACCTCTCCAGATTCTCTAGAGACTGGAGAGGAATATGAGATGAAGGATCAAACCTGGTCTGTTGAATGTGACAAGCCAACAGAGCCACTGAATCTCAGTTGTTCCAAAAGCCAGATCAGCCAGACATCCAAGGAGAGTGACACAAATGTAATGAGGCTTTTGGAACATTGTGTCACTCAGGTTGCTTCCCTAAAGATCAATCATGACTCTGCAAGTAAGCACTTAGAAGATGATTGCATTGAAAATGAAGTGAGCAGTGATACAGATGCAATAGTTCAAttcacaaaacaaatacaaaatgaatGTAGCTGTATAACCCCAAGCCCAAAAGGTTCTCCCAGCCATCCTTCAAGCCAATATAACATTGAGTCAAATATTGGTGCTAGTGTTACGTCTCTCGCGGATCAAAAGGAAGGTCTCGTTTGTTTTGAAGATCAGGAAAACACAAGTATCCTAAACTGTATGGGTCCAGTTGCAAAAAGCAAACTACCCTTTGAATATGCCCAGTTGAATAATCAAGCCCTGTCCTATATCAAAGATTTCAGATTTGAACTCAGTGCTCAAAATTCTACCACCATGGCACACATTTGCAGGCCTACATTTTTGCCACTCTTTGGTTCCATCTGCTCAGACACAGCTAGTGGCTTTTCACAGTCTTTCTGCAGAAGGAGTGGTTTGCTGGAGAAACATTCACAAGACCAAGAAGTTACACCAAGCAGCACACCGTTACGTGGTTATTCAACGTTCCAGTGTAAAGTACTGCCGAAGGTGTCCACTCTCCCACTTTTAGAGGATGCTACCAAAGAGAGAGCAGTTATGGAGAAGACCCGTGATGACTTGCTGTCATAA